One stretch of Nesterenkonia halotolerans DNA includes these proteins:
- a CDS encoding ABC transporter substrate-binding protein, whose translation MAHSTPTPSRRAFLGGVIGTALAAGLTSCAGGGGTREVSFHQSKPEAIPYFGDLLADFNQQAPSIRAVHDTSSGLSAGFARGNPPDLGCLNYNYEIVRFQERGAFSDLANIAGEARIDPSIQNLIDQYPTYPGRTSVIPYSMMAAAVLYNQEIFAEHDLEVPTTYSELLEVCGTLEEAGVTPIYSTFADPWTVSQGLVDYSVGGTVEVAEFFEELRALGPDAGPDAEVSFSRTLREPLEQMLEIAAYSQPGAASRGYGDGNVAFARGEAAMYLQGPWALGEITTINPDAQIGIFPLPMTENPEDLKVRVNLDLALWVPEASNAQEPARELLRYLIQPEIADAYNRDNLAFGVREDAPAVEDPRLQDLQSYVDRAAFYQGVSQAIPRTIPFENYAQGIVTGQSLEATLRTLDEDWARLARR comes from the coding sequence GTGGCCCACTCGACACCGACACCCTCCCGCAGGGCCTTTCTGGGCGGCGTGATCGGCACCGCGCTGGCAGCGGGGCTCACGAGCTGCGCCGGCGGAGGAGGCACCCGAGAGGTCTCCTTCCACCAGTCGAAGCCGGAGGCGATTCCCTATTTCGGCGACCTGCTGGCGGACTTCAACCAGCAGGCCCCGTCCATCCGTGCCGTGCACGACACCTCCTCGGGACTCTCTGCGGGATTCGCGCGCGGCAACCCGCCAGACCTGGGCTGCCTGAACTACAACTACGAGATCGTGCGCTTCCAGGAGCGCGGGGCCTTCTCGGACCTTGCGAATATCGCGGGAGAGGCCCGCATCGATCCGAGCATCCAGAACCTGATCGATCAGTACCCGACCTACCCGGGACGCACCAGCGTCATTCCGTACTCGATGATGGCGGCCGCGGTGCTCTATAACCAGGAGATCTTCGCCGAGCACGATCTGGAGGTCCCCACCACCTACTCCGAGCTTCTGGAGGTCTGCGGAACCCTCGAAGAGGCCGGCGTGACCCCCATCTACTCCACCTTCGCCGACCCCTGGACGGTGTCGCAGGGGCTGGTCGACTACAGCGTGGGAGGCACCGTCGAGGTCGCGGAGTTCTTTGAAGAGCTGCGCGCGCTCGGCCCCGATGCCGGCCCCGACGCTGAAGTCTCCTTCTCCCGCACGCTGCGGGAGCCGCTGGAGCAGATGCTCGAGATCGCCGCCTACTCCCAGCCCGGCGCGGCCAGCAGAGGCTACGGGGACGGCAACGTCGCCTTCGCCCGGGGGGAGGCCGCGATGTATCTCCAAGGCCCCTGGGCGCTGGGCGAGATCACCACGATCAACCCCGACGCGCAGATCGGGATCTTCCCGCTGCCGATGACCGAGAACCCTGAGGACCTGAAGGTGCGGGTGAACCTCGACCTCGCCCTCTGGGTGCCGGAAGCCTCGAATGCGCAGGAGCCCGCGCGGGAGCTGCTGCGGTACCTGATCCAGCCCGAGATCGCCGATGCCTACAACAGGGACAACCTGGCGTTCGGAGTCCGTGAGGATGCGCCGGCGGTCGAGGATCCTCGGCTTCAGGACCTGCAGAGCTACGTGGACCGGGCCGCCTTCTACCAGGGAGTCTCCCAGGCCATTCCACGCACCATCCCATTCGAGAACTACGCCCAGGGCATCGTCACCGGTCAGAGTCTGGAAGCAACATTGCGGACTCTCGACGAGGACTGGGCCCGTCTGGCTCGACGCTGA
- a CDS encoding carbohydrate ABC transporter permease yields the protein MTAAPTTPRRTAAPAPADSRTQTAGRRRPRPDRVYLWFLLPTLVLFTLSITTPAAMGIFYSFTDSVGFGEFEFVGLNNYLVMFSDPAILSAYGFTIGVALATVVLVNVVALALAIGLTAKIRAKTALRTIFVMPMVVSGIIIAFVFQFIFANTVPAAAQALQLGVLEESILANPDLAWISIVLVTAWQAVPQAMLIYIAGLMTVPQDVYEASAIDGASAWKQLRSITLPLISGFVLINVIIGFKDFLGTYEIIVGLTDGGPGTSTRSVAMAIFSGFDNGDYAYQMANSTIFFLITLTIALIQLRLTRGNARI from the coding sequence ATGACTGCTGCTCCCACCACCCCTCGCAGAACCGCGGCGCCAGCCCCGGCGGACTCGCGGACCCAGACTGCAGGTCGACGTCGACCCCGCCCGGATCGCGTCTACCTCTGGTTCCTGCTGCCCACGCTGGTGCTCTTCACGCTGAGCATCACCACCCCCGCCGCCATGGGGATCTTCTACAGCTTCACCGACTCGGTGGGTTTCGGCGAGTTCGAATTCGTCGGGCTGAACAACTATCTGGTGATGTTCAGCGATCCGGCGATTCTCTCCGCCTATGGGTTCACCATCGGGGTGGCCCTGGCCACCGTGGTCCTGGTCAACGTGGTGGCGCTTGCGCTGGCCATCGGACTCACCGCCAAGATCCGGGCGAAGACCGCGCTGCGCACGATCTTCGTGATGCCGATGGTGGTCTCCGGGATCATCATCGCCTTCGTGTTCCAGTTCATCTTCGCCAACACGGTCCCGGCGGCAGCACAGGCGCTGCAGCTCGGGGTCCTGGAGGAGTCCATCCTGGCGAATCCGGATCTCGCCTGGATCTCCATCGTGCTGGTCACCGCATGGCAGGCCGTCCCGCAGGCGATGCTGATCTACATCGCCGGGCTGATGACGGTGCCGCAGGACGTCTATGAGGCCTCCGCGATCGACGGCGCCTCCGCGTGGAAGCAGCTGCGCAGCATCACGCTGCCGCTGATCTCAGGGTTCGTGCTGATCAACGTGATCATCGGGTTCAAGGACTTCCTGGGCACCTACGAGATCATCGTCGGCCTGACCGACGGCGGCCCGGGAACCTCCACCCGCTCGGTGGCCATGGCGATCTTCTCCGGCTTCGACAACGGGGACTACGCCTACCAGATGGCGAACTCCACGATCTTCTTCCTGATCACGCTGACCATCGCACTGATCCAGCTGCGTCTGACCCGAGGAAACGCGAGAATCTGA